One window of Bacteroidota bacterium genomic DNA carries:
- a CDS encoding T9SS type A sorting domain-containing protein, whose protein sequence is MMVGFQWQKAIGPGPRPNQNILGPLGPTQPMDFGFDEFMAYVEGKGLTGEDVQIMVGIYDTLVTYDSVEQNRQRIPFPAKSAADWVEYANGPADGTNWGGGIDWAAKRDSNGHYAPYGIRTWNIGNEPWTDNEFNQDTAGYWQLVKPIVDSMIARDPSIHITLPTLGAANSAWNKMSRRLVRQQVPIYGVSPHFFQPGTNLTAVENQLKSLLDSARVVGLKVILGDFSHAITNVNAPNIQSAMAWKGASFTTDALLLLSQLDEIERANHWTFGNVQAVWRPVRLNSPGNYTVMPVAEMYKILTPYFLPNVVDVVTTSPPAFDGVPYSLRASAFANAAKDTVCLVAINRDTVNTLNYAVNGLSGYTLVDSTLLYAANQVAEDILTAPVSRNGNGEFILPPATILLLRYAIVVPIAAEEGLTPWTLRLQPNPANGRVKLVFGQFLEDATVEVVDLLGRVASVRTQVSGAGYELEIEELAQGNYLVRVTDDGLAKTARLVVQ, encoded by the coding sequence ATGATGGTCGGTTTTCAATGGCAAAAGGCGATCGGTCCAGGACCACGGCCCAATCAAAACATCTTGGGACCATTGGGTCCGACGCAGCCGATGGATTTTGGCTTTGACGAGTTCATGGCCTATGTCGAAGGCAAGGGCTTGACGGGCGAAGACGTGCAGATCATGGTCGGCATCTACGACACGTTGGTGACCTACGATTCGGTCGAGCAAAACCGTCAGCGCATTCCCTTTCCAGCCAAATCTGCAGCCGATTGGGTGGAGTATGCCAACGGTCCGGCCGACGGCACCAATTGGGGAGGCGGCATCGACTGGGCGGCCAAGCGCGACTCCAACGGCCACTACGCGCCTTATGGCATCCGCACATGGAACATCGGCAACGAGCCTTGGACCGACAACGAATTTAACCAAGACACGGCGGGCTACTGGCAACTGGTCAAGCCGATTGTGGACAGCATGATCGCACGTGACCCTTCCATTCATATCACCTTGCCGACATTGGGGGCTGCCAACTCGGCCTGGAACAAGATGTCGCGGCGCCTCGTGCGGCAACAGGTGCCCATCTACGGCGTTTCGCCCCACTTTTTTCAACCCGGCACCAACTTGACCGCCGTCGAAAACCAATTAAAAAGTCTTTTGGATTCCGCCCGCGTGGTCGGGCTGAAAGTCATCCTTGGAGATTTTAGCCATGCGATTACCAATGTAAACGCCCCCAACATCCAATCGGCCATGGCCTGGAAAGGTGCCTCCTTTACCACCGATGCCCTGTTGCTGTTGAGTCAGCTCGACGAGATCGAGCGCGCCAACCACTGGACCTTTGGCAACGTCCAAGCTGTTTGGAGACCCGTCAGGTTAAATTCGCCGGGCAACTACACCGTCATGCCGGTCGCGGAGATGTACAAGATCCTCACGCCCTATTTTCTGCCCAATGTCGTCGATGTGGTGACTACCTCGCCGCCGGCATTCGATGGCGTTCCGTATTCATTGCGAGCTTCCGCCTTTGCCAATGCAGCCAAGGATACGGTTTGCCTCGTGGCCATCAACCGCGACACGGTCAATACCCTCAACTATGCCGTGAATGGCCTCAGTGGCTATACCTTGGTCGATTCTACGCTCTTGTATGCAGCCAATCAAGTCGCGGAGGATATTTTGACGGCCCCGGTTTCCCGCAATGGAAATGGGGAATTCATTCTGCCGCCCGCTACGATTTTGCTCCTCCGTTATGCGATTGTGGTGCCGATCGCCGCCGAGGAAGGCCTTACGCCATGGACCTTGCGCTTGCAACCCAATCCAGCGAATGGTCGCGTGAAATTGGTCTTTGGTCAATTCCTGGAGGATGCCACGGTCGAGGTTGTGGACTTGCTGGGACGTGTGGCCTCGGTTCGGACACAAGTTTCTGGCGCAGGCTATGAGCTTGAAATCGAGGAACTTGCGCAAGGAAATTACCTCGTGCGCGTCACCGATGACGGATTGGCCAAGACTGCGCGCTTGGTCGTTCAATAG
- a CDS encoding amino acid permease, producing MSGSPKQTRFYLLVLLVMGSCIGSGIFINPTGVAKAIPHAGMLLPVWILGGLITLSGALSYGELAARFPQAGGVYVYLKEAYGSLAAFLFGWVVLMAVTSGAIAGLGLVFSSFLSVFFPMEDAAQKMVAVGLIVACTAVNIGGFSLGRQIAGLVTALKVMGIVGLIVAGLAFVRTPVAVDWSWPELGWDSLSPMLLGLVGVYWSYGGWHHLTYLSGEMGDARKRMGGAMLLGVLGVMAAYVMVNWAYLRALPLQDIIASKGVAADMMTVVFGEVGGKLLAGLVCISVAGSILIYTMSAPRIYFAMAADGIFFPALAKIHPKTGTPAFAIGVQSGWAIILLFLWGTFGNLVDYVTYTEAVFLVMAAAAVYIFRWRDKKAGRKFEGFKVPGYPITPLVYVVISGVFVLNGLAAKVELASAAAALFGVGLALFFWFRRGNVQQNRQ from the coding sequence ATGTCCGGATCCCCGAAACAAACACGTTTTTACCTGCTGGTGCTGCTCGTCATGGGCAGTTGTATCGGTTCGGGGATATTTATCAATCCTACGGGCGTTGCCAAGGCGATCCCCCATGCCGGCATGTTGCTTCCCGTCTGGATTCTCGGCGGATTGATCACCTTGTCGGGGGCTTTGAGTTACGGCGAATTGGCCGCGCGGTTTCCGCAGGCGGGCGGTGTGTATGTGTACCTGAAAGAAGCCTACGGCAGTTTGGCGGCATTTTTATTTGGCTGGGTGGTGCTCATGGCCGTCACGAGCGGGGCGATTGCCGGCTTGGGGCTGGTATTTTCAAGTTTTCTGAGCGTGTTTTTCCCGATGGAGGATGCGGCGCAGAAAATGGTGGCCGTAGGGCTGATCGTGGCCTGCACGGCCGTCAATATCGGCGGATTCAGCTTGGGAAGGCAGATTGCGGGTTTGGTAACCGCATTAAAAGTGATGGGGATTGTCGGCCTGATTGTCGCCGGATTGGCCTTCGTGCGTACGCCCGTGGCAGTCGATTGGTCCTGGCCCGAATTGGGCTGGGATTCGCTGAGTCCGATGTTGTTGGGATTGGTCGGGGTGTACTGGTCGTATGGCGGATGGCATCACTTGACCTACCTTTCCGGAGAAATGGGCGATGCACGAAAGCGTATGGGCGGTGCCATGCTCCTGGGCGTATTGGGCGTGATGGCGGCCTACGTCATGGTCAATTGGGCCTATTTGCGGGCTTTGCCGCTGCAAGACATCATCGCCTCCAAGGGCGTGGCGGCAGACATGATGACCGTCGTGTTTGGCGAAGTCGGTGGAAAATTGCTCGCTGGATTGGTTTGTATTTCCGTCGCGGGATCGATTTTGATCTACACGATGAGTGCACCGCGCATCTATTTCGCGATGGCAGCGGATGGAATCTTCTTTCCGGCCCTGGCCAAGATTCATCCGAAGACGGGAACCCCGGCATTTGCCATCGGGGTCCAAAGCGGCTGGGCCATCATTTTGCTGTTTCTTTGGGGCACGTTTGGCAACCTCGTGGACTACGTGACCTATACCGAGGCGGTGTTTTTGGTGATGGCTGCAGCGGCGGTGTACATTTTCCGTTGGCGCGACAAAAAAGCAGGTCGGAAATTCGAAGGATTTAAGGTTCCGGGATATCCCATTACGCCCTTGGTTTACGTGGTGATCTCCGGCGTCTTTGTGCTGAATGGCCTCGCGGCAAAAGTGGAGCTTGCAAGCGCTGCGGCTGCCTTGTTTGGTGTCGGATTGGCCTTGTTTTTCTGGTTTCGGCGTGGAAATGTGCAGCAGAATCGGCAATGA